Proteins from a genomic interval of Toxotes jaculatrix isolate fToxJac2 chromosome 5, fToxJac2.pri, whole genome shotgun sequence:
- the zgc:136858 gene encoding pseudouridine-metabolizing bifunctional protein C1861.05, with protein MRMLKRGSALILRRGITTCQSAWCKNDSLFRVHPSVQQALAENKPVVALESTIITHGMPYPHNLSTAKEVEAIVRAEGATPATVGVIEGKVHVGLSSEELDHLANCKSSLKVSRRDLPYVISNGLSGGTTVSATMIAAHRAGIPVFVTGGIGGVHRDGENSLDISADLTEMGRTPIAVVSAGVKSILDIGRTLEFLETHGVCVATYGKSKNFPAFFSPQSGFTSPCQVSSPAEAAKLIASTLSLGLQSGVLLAVPIPEEHAAAGQQIEEAIQAAVTEASSKSITGRDVTPFILQKVNELTRGKSLQANIALIHNNAKVGSQIACALSKQMNERKSRGKTHHSGKHSSESESDIVVIGGINVDFIAKGKTKTIHFGQTNPGSVCQSFGGVGRNIADSLSRLGHRPLFISATGADSHSDAVLNYCKHMNTSGVARLEDQSTATYCAVITESGELSLGLGDMDIHQQITEQYVSQFEKQLSSATLVCLDGNIPVSTINYVCCLAKKHNINVWYEPTDSEKACKPFLSDAWKSLSYASPNLVELCTMNKTLGIPTPEVLPSSLKEVLSVALAFSRPLLEHLHCLVVTLGANGVLVCGEHDAGSVNLQPRKQKRRRRLCAVHYPAPTVTTEETMNVSGAGDSLAGALMAGILQRLDTDSCVRMGLLAARLSLASPHPIAPTLTLDSVDPNKDHTHNWPKPSFRFVIGFM; from the exons ATGAGGATGCTGAAGAGAGGCTCTGCTCTCATTCTGAGAAGAGGAATTACAACTTGTCAGAGTGCATGGTGCAAAAATG ACAGCCTCTTCAGAGTTCATCCATCTGTGCAACAGGCATTGGCAGAAAACAAACCTGTGGTTGCCCTTGAGAGCACTATTATCACACATGGCATGCCCTATCCACACAACCTGAG CACAGCAAAAGAGGTGGAGGCCATTGTGCGAGCTGAAGGAGCCACTCCAGCCACGGTTGGAGTGATTGAGGGCAAAGTCCATGTTGGTCTGTCGTCAGAGGAGCTTGACCACCTTGCCAACTGCAAGAGCTCCCTGAAGGTGTCCCGCCGTGATCTGCCATACGTCATCAGCAAT GGGCTTTCAGGAGGAACAACAGTATCAGCCACTATGATAGCAGCACATCGAGCAGGCATCCCTGTGTTTGTCACAGGTGGCATTGGAGGAGttcacagagatggagagaaca GTCTGGACATCAGTGCAGACCTGACAGAGATGGGTAGGACTCCTATTGCTGTGGTCTCTGCTGGGGTCAAGTCTATTCTGGACATTGGTCGCACTCTTGAGTTCCTC GAGACACATGGTGTCTGTGTAGCCACTTATGGAAAGTCAAAGAATTTCCCAGCCTTCTTCTCTCCACAAAGCGGATTCACTTCCCCATGCCAAGTCAGCAGCCCTGCAGAGGCTGCAAAACTCATTG CAAGCACTCTGTCCCTGGGTCTTCAAAGTGGTGTCCTGTTAGCGGTGCCCATCCCAGAGGAACATGCAGCTGCAGGCCAGCAGATAGAAGAAGCCATACAGGCTGCAGTGACAGAGGCAAG TTCTAAGAGTATCACAGGAAGAGATGTGACACCATTCATTCTTCAGAAGGTCAACGAACTGACTAGAGGAAAGTCCCTTCAGGCCA ACATTGCGCTCATTCATAACAATGCTAAAGTTGGAAGTCAGATAGCCTGTGCACTGTCTAAACAAATGAATGAGAGAAAGTCAAGAGGCAAAACTCATCATTCTGGAAAACACTCatctgaatcagaatcagatatT GTTGTCATAGGAGGAATAAATGTGGATTTTATTgctaaaggaaaaacaaaaacaattcat TTTGGACAGACTAACCCAGGAAGTGTCTGTCAGTCATTTGGTGGTGTAGGAAGAAACATTGCTG ACTCTCTGAGTCGCTTAGGTCACAGACCTTTGTTCATCTCAGCTACTGGAGCTGattcacacagtgatgcagtgttaAACTACTGTAAACATATG AACACAAGTGGTGTGGCCAGGCTGGAAGACCAAAGCACAGCTACTTACTGTGCTGTTATCACTGAGAGTGGAGAACTGAGTCTTGGATTGGGAGACATGGATATCCACCAGCAAATCACAGAGCAGTAT GTGTCACAGTTTGAGAAGCAGCTTTCATCAGCCACTCTTGTGTGTCTCGATGGAAATATCCCTGTCTCCACCATCAACTATGTTTGTTGTCTTGCCAAAAAGCACAACATCAATG TTTGGTATGAGCCAACGGATTCAGAAAAGGCTTGTAAGCCTTTTCTGTCAGACGCCTGGAAGTCTCTGTCCTATGCATCCCCAAACCTAGTGGAGTTGTGCACCATGAACAAAACACTGGGTATCCCAACACCTGAAG TGCTGCCAAGCTCTCTCAAGGAGGTGCTGAGTGTTGCTCTGGCTTTCTCACGCCCTCTTCTGGAGCATCTTCATTGTCTGGTGGTGACTCTGGGTGCTAatggtgtgttggtgtgtggaGAGCATGATGCAGGCTCGGTCAACCTGCAGCCAAGAAAGCAGAAGAGG AGAAGACGGCTTTGTGCTGTACACTACCCAGCGCCGACTGTTACCACAGAAGAGACAATGAATGTATCAGGAGCAGGAGATAG TCTTGCAGGGGCTTTGATGGCGGGGATCCTCCAGCGGCTAGACACAGACAGCTGTGTACGGATGGGGCTCCTGGCTGCACGGTTGTCCCTGGCATCACCGCACCCAATCGCCCCCACGCTCACCTTAGACTCTGTGGATCCCAACAAAGACCACACTCATAATTGGCCCAAACCCAGCTTCAG ATTTGTGATTGGATTCATGTGA
- the cnot4a gene encoding CCR4-NOT transcription complex subunit 4 isoform X2, with translation MSHSPEMKDDPMECPLCMEPLEIDDVNFFPCTCGYQICRFCWHRIRTDENGLCPACRKPYPEDPAVYKPLSQEEIQRIKNEKKQKQNEKKQKVTENRKHLASVRVVQRNLVFVVGLSQRLADPEVLKRPEYFGRFGKIHKVVINNSTSYAGSQGPSASAYVTYIRSEDALRAIQCVNNVVVDGRTLKASLGTTKYCSYFLKSMQCPKPDCMYLHELGDEAASFTKEEMQAGKHQEYEQKLLQDLYKINPSFLQPPACGTEKSKSKSNSTQRTNNSNGKDGWPTLSGHNKLANGLSEDRKSPPLLDYLDQEVIASDGLEPELAPGQRTALSPFSSNCDNNSPSDKPPESIGMVNGETLQQIPTSDSPSPPPGLTKPSLVVPISVSDLTARSPFEGAAAESQSLFSDNSNFRHPNPLPAGLPPFPSSPRGSSDWPMTPEPQSLFTSDTIPVSSSTDWQAAFGFGSSSKQQDDDLGFDPFDVTRKALADLIEKELSVQDQSPSSPGPLPQGSNHGPSLPLPNPSAASHHFPSGLPRLPQLHHRAIYNSFSFPGSQNSQASQQQPAARHPWMGVPTRNNLTHLNHSASAASHSNFLDLNLPPQHNTGLGGIPISENSGSIDGLNVKEWQDGLRALLPNININFGGLPNSSSSSSSSSSNSVNHIGGPAGPAGISHSLSWDGTASWMDPAIITGIPASAGSSLDCLQDDNPPHWLKSLQALTEVDGPAGSAVPTPQPLHSGLLDAHLPLHHRATGGWAPYLPPPTANPVSQFHSPPPGFQTAFRPPGQPATELLQSAAVDRH, from the exons ATGTCCCACAGCCCTGAAATGAAGGACGACCCCATGGAGTGCCCTCTGTGCATGGAGCCACTGGAGATTGATGACGTCAACTTCTTCCCCTGCACCTGTGGCTACCAGATCTGCCGCTTCTGTTGGCATCGCATCCGCACAGACGAGAACGGCCTCTGCCCCGCCTGCAGAAAG cCGTACCCAGAGGACCCAGCTGTGTACAAGCCTCTGTCACAGGAGGAGATCCAAAGgataaagaatgaaaagaagcagaaacagaacgAGAAGAAGCAGAAGGTGACAGAAAACCGCAAGCATCTGGCCAGTGTCAGGGTGGTCCAGAGAAATCTGGTGTTTGTGGTTGGGCTCTCGCAGCGACTCGCCGACCCGGAG GTCCTAAAACGACCAGAGTATTTTGGGAGGTTTGGGAAAATCCATAAAGTGGTCATCAACAATAGCACGTCATACGCTGGTTCACAG GGGCCTAGTGCCAGTGCTTATGTCACTTACATCCGCTCTGAAGATGCTCTAAGGGCAATACAGTGTGTGAACAATGTGGTTGTTGATGGCAGAACACTCAAG GCTTCTTTAGGCACAACAAAGTACTGCAGTTACTTCCTTAAAAGTATGCAGTGTCCCAAACCTGATTGTATGTATCTACATGAGCTGGGGGATGAAGCGGCTAGCTTTACTAAAGAGGAGATGCAG GCGGGAAAACATCAAGAGTATGAGCAGAAACTCCTCCAAGACCTCTATAAAATTAACCCTAGCTTTCTACAACCTCCAGCATGTGGTACAGAGAAGTCAAAGAGTAAATCCAACTCCACACAGAg AACCAACAATAGCAATGGCAAAGATGGGTGGCCGACGCTTTCAGGGCATAACAAACTGGCCAACGGGCTTTCAGAGGACCGCAAGTCGCCTCCGCTGCTAGACTATCTAGACCAAGAAGTTATTGCTTCAGATGGGCTAGAACCAGAGCTGGCTCCTGGTCAGCGCACTGCCCTGTCCCCCTTCTCTTCTAACTGTGACAATAACAG tccCAGTGACAAACCTCCAGAGTCTATCGGTATGGTGAATGGAGAGACTTTACAACAG aTACCCACCAGTGActccccttcccctcccccGGGTTTAACTAAGCCCAGCCTGGTGGTGCCCATCAGTGTGTCAGACCTCACAGCCCGTTCACCCTTCGAGGGTGCGGCAGCTGAGTCCCAGTCGCTCTTTTCAGACAACAGTAACTTCAGACATCCTAACCCTCTCCCTGCTGGTCTGCCCCCCTTCCCCAGCTCCCCCCGCGGCAGCTCTGACTGGCCCATGACCCCTGAACCACAGAGCCTCTTCACATCAG ACACAATACCAGTGTCTTCTTCCACAGACTGGCAGGCGGCCTTTGGCTTCGGCTCGTCCAGCAAACAGCAGGACGACGACCTCGGCTTCGATCCTTTCGACGTCACCCGCAAGGCTTTGGCCGACCTGATAGAGAAGGAGCTGTCAGTGCAGGATCAGAGTCCCTCGTCTCCAGGGCCCCTCCCCCAGGGGAGCAATCACGGTCCCAGCCTGCCGCTCCCCAACCCAAGCGCCGCCTCTCACCACTTCCCCAGTGGCCTGCCACGCCTCCCCCAGCTCCACCACAGAGCCATCTACAACTCCTTCAGTTTCCCCGGCAGTCAGAACAGCCAGGccagtcagcagcagccagcCGCCAGACACCCCTGGATGGGCGTCCCAACACGAAATAACCTCACACACTTGAACCACTCAGCCAGTGCTGCCTCACACAGTAATTTCCTGGACCTGAATCTGCCCCCTCAGCACAACACAGGGCTGGGAGGGATCCCCATCTCAG AAAACAGTGGCTCTATAGATGGCTTAAATGTGAAAGAGTGGCAGGACGGCCTGAGAGCTCTCCTGCCCAACATCAATATCAACTTCGGGGGTCTCCCaaactcctcttcctcttcatcctcctcatcctccaacAGTGTTAATCACATCGGTGGGCCGGCAGGACCAGCAGGTATCTCACACAGCCTGAGCTGGGACGGCACAGCCAGCTGGATGGACCCTGCTATCATCACAG GCATCCCGGCCTCAGCAGGCAGCAGTTTAGACTGTCTCCAGGACGACAACCCACCACACTGGCTCAAGTCCCTGCAGGCGCTCACAGAGGTGGACGGCCCGGCAGGTTCAGCAGTGCCCACTCCCCAGCCCCTCCACAGCGGCCTCCTCGACGCCCATCTCCCCCTCCACCACAGAGCCACCGGCGGCTGGGCTCCCTATCTGCCCCCTCCCACAGCCAACCCCGTCAGCCAGTTCCATTCCCCTCCCCCAGGCTTCCAGACCGCCTTCAGACCCCCTGGACAGCCCGCCACAGAGCTGCTACAGAGTGCCGCTGTGGACCGCCACTGA
- the cnot4a gene encoding CCR4-NOT transcription complex subunit 4 isoform X1, with protein sequence MSHSPEMKDDPMECPLCMEPLEIDDVNFFPCTCGYQICRFCWHRIRTDENGLCPACRKPYPEDPAVYKPLSQEEIQRIKNEKKQKQNEKKQKVTENRKHLASVRVVQRNLVFVVGLSQRLADPEVLKRPEYFGRFGKIHKVVINNSTSYAGSQGPSASAYVTYIRSEDALRAIQCVNNVVVDGRTLKASLGTTKYCSYFLKSMQCPKPDCMYLHELGDEAASFTKEEMQAGKHQEYEQKLLQDLYKINPSFLQPPACGTEKSKSKSNSTQSRTNNSNGKDGWPTLSGHNKLANGLSEDRKSPPLLDYLDQEVIASDGLEPELAPGQRTALSPFSSNCDNNSPSDKPPESIGMVNGETLQQIPTSDSPSPPPGLTKPSLVVPISVSDLTARSPFEGAAAESQSLFSDNSNFRHPNPLPAGLPPFPSSPRGSSDWPMTPEPQSLFTSDTIPVSSSTDWQAAFGFGSSSKQQDDDLGFDPFDVTRKALADLIEKELSVQDQSPSSPGPLPQGSNHGPSLPLPNPSAASHHFPSGLPRLPQLHHRAIYNSFSFPGSQNSQASQQQPAARHPWMGVPTRNNLTHLNHSASAASHSNFLDLNLPPQHNTGLGGIPISENSGSIDGLNVKEWQDGLRALLPNININFGGLPNSSSSSSSSSSNSVNHIGGPAGPAGISHSLSWDGTASWMDPAIITGIPASAGSSLDCLQDDNPPHWLKSLQALTEVDGPAGSAVPTPQPLHSGLLDAHLPLHHRATGGWAPYLPPPTANPVSQFHSPPPGFQTAFRPPGQPATELLQSAAVDRH encoded by the exons ATGTCCCACAGCCCTGAAATGAAGGACGACCCCATGGAGTGCCCTCTGTGCATGGAGCCACTGGAGATTGATGACGTCAACTTCTTCCCCTGCACCTGTGGCTACCAGATCTGCCGCTTCTGTTGGCATCGCATCCGCACAGACGAGAACGGCCTCTGCCCCGCCTGCAGAAAG cCGTACCCAGAGGACCCAGCTGTGTACAAGCCTCTGTCACAGGAGGAGATCCAAAGgataaagaatgaaaagaagcagaaacagaacgAGAAGAAGCAGAAGGTGACAGAAAACCGCAAGCATCTGGCCAGTGTCAGGGTGGTCCAGAGAAATCTGGTGTTTGTGGTTGGGCTCTCGCAGCGACTCGCCGACCCGGAG GTCCTAAAACGACCAGAGTATTTTGGGAGGTTTGGGAAAATCCATAAAGTGGTCATCAACAATAGCACGTCATACGCTGGTTCACAG GGGCCTAGTGCCAGTGCTTATGTCACTTACATCCGCTCTGAAGATGCTCTAAGGGCAATACAGTGTGTGAACAATGTGGTTGTTGATGGCAGAACACTCAAG GCTTCTTTAGGCACAACAAAGTACTGCAGTTACTTCCTTAAAAGTATGCAGTGTCCCAAACCTGATTGTATGTATCTACATGAGCTGGGGGATGAAGCGGCTAGCTTTACTAAAGAGGAGATGCAG GCGGGAAAACATCAAGAGTATGAGCAGAAACTCCTCCAAGACCTCTATAAAATTAACCCTAGCTTTCTACAACCTCCAGCATGTGGTACAGAGAAGTCAAAGAGTAAATCCAACTCCACACAGAg CAGAACCAACAATAGCAATGGCAAAGATGGGTGGCCGACGCTTTCAGGGCATAACAAACTGGCCAACGGGCTTTCAGAGGACCGCAAGTCGCCTCCGCTGCTAGACTATCTAGACCAAGAAGTTATTGCTTCAGATGGGCTAGAACCAGAGCTGGCTCCTGGTCAGCGCACTGCCCTGTCCCCCTTCTCTTCTAACTGTGACAATAACAG tccCAGTGACAAACCTCCAGAGTCTATCGGTATGGTGAATGGAGAGACTTTACAACAG aTACCCACCAGTGActccccttcccctcccccGGGTTTAACTAAGCCCAGCCTGGTGGTGCCCATCAGTGTGTCAGACCTCACAGCCCGTTCACCCTTCGAGGGTGCGGCAGCTGAGTCCCAGTCGCTCTTTTCAGACAACAGTAACTTCAGACATCCTAACCCTCTCCCTGCTGGTCTGCCCCCCTTCCCCAGCTCCCCCCGCGGCAGCTCTGACTGGCCCATGACCCCTGAACCACAGAGCCTCTTCACATCAG ACACAATACCAGTGTCTTCTTCCACAGACTGGCAGGCGGCCTTTGGCTTCGGCTCGTCCAGCAAACAGCAGGACGACGACCTCGGCTTCGATCCTTTCGACGTCACCCGCAAGGCTTTGGCCGACCTGATAGAGAAGGAGCTGTCAGTGCAGGATCAGAGTCCCTCGTCTCCAGGGCCCCTCCCCCAGGGGAGCAATCACGGTCCCAGCCTGCCGCTCCCCAACCCAAGCGCCGCCTCTCACCACTTCCCCAGTGGCCTGCCACGCCTCCCCCAGCTCCACCACAGAGCCATCTACAACTCCTTCAGTTTCCCCGGCAGTCAGAACAGCCAGGccagtcagcagcagccagcCGCCAGACACCCCTGGATGGGCGTCCCAACACGAAATAACCTCACACACTTGAACCACTCAGCCAGTGCTGCCTCACACAGTAATTTCCTGGACCTGAATCTGCCCCCTCAGCACAACACAGGGCTGGGAGGGATCCCCATCTCAG AAAACAGTGGCTCTATAGATGGCTTAAATGTGAAAGAGTGGCAGGACGGCCTGAGAGCTCTCCTGCCCAACATCAATATCAACTTCGGGGGTCTCCCaaactcctcttcctcttcatcctcctcatcctccaacAGTGTTAATCACATCGGTGGGCCGGCAGGACCAGCAGGTATCTCACACAGCCTGAGCTGGGACGGCACAGCCAGCTGGATGGACCCTGCTATCATCACAG GCATCCCGGCCTCAGCAGGCAGCAGTTTAGACTGTCTCCAGGACGACAACCCACCACACTGGCTCAAGTCCCTGCAGGCGCTCACAGAGGTGGACGGCCCGGCAGGTTCAGCAGTGCCCACTCCCCAGCCCCTCCACAGCGGCCTCCTCGACGCCCATCTCCCCCTCCACCACAGAGCCACCGGCGGCTGGGCTCCCTATCTGCCCCCTCCCACAGCCAACCCCGTCAGCCAGTTCCATTCCCCTCCCCCAGGCTTCCAGACCGCCTTCAGACCCCCTGGACAGCCCGCCACAGAGCTGCTACAGAGTGCCGCTGTGGACCGCCACTGA
- the LOC121182515 gene encoding interleukin-17 receptor A: MWSYTSYPRMIHVTFFCFCLSAGFTLSSSLWILDKHLDCSQPGLDNCKVMPENCSEKRMVVQLAPTGPEWCPHHVGVGTDKHLKFPIMNVTWKLKSDASVLSLNGSEINIVDESTNQSMCAQFSYNICCQLKPNNQSHNSERWMFHLDGVVVEPGHTYMVSVVNIPEPEGGDYRIRKQITIPGCHDSRIQTAQICLENGSLWEPNITTAMSVDKEQEKLYIVLGFEAAQYSERYLVSIQSQAFNYSKNVSKENGTSLNVTFELKAFAFWQLSQCEMLFTIQPFFIRCKHDCRRHEEKINYCFYGPRTIFIKAVVGLLVFEGCLFYLLWRASHKGSVNTSPSVAKDQPEGVQVQQRKRVLIIYSLDHPLYKNIVLKLCGFLATRCSTEVVLDLLDSATLGVLGSIQWLDCHIKEIENSSDKILILCSPGVQAKWRAMCGDKKVFLREDVLSPVGDMLTPALSLMVPQFIRSASFEKYIVAYFDDVCSEEDVPSPFNITVRYKLMKQFEELFFRILDTEKHEPGRMNHIAGLSENEYHQCPSGRALRDAIEAFHMYQVKHPQWFEDELLESSDLEVVEPSVEIYDSATTNLITYSVPEFTQVICHVKTHEGDFTADKTGLYMTE, encoded by the exons ATGTGGAGCTACACCAGCTACCCCAGAATGATCCATgttacttttttctgtttttgtttgagcGCTGGATTCACACTGTCATCTtctctttggattttggacaaACATCTGGACTGCAGTCAACCA GGTCTTGACAACTGCAAAGTCA TGCCAGAAAACTGCTCAGAGAAGCGCATGGTCGTACAACTTGCTCCTACCGGCCCAGAGTGGTGCCCTCACCATGTGGGAGTTGGGACcgacaaacatttgaaattcCCTATTATGAATGTGACATGGAAACTAAAGTCAGATG CAAGTGTATTAAGCCTTAATGGATCAGAGATAAATATTGTGGATGAAAGTACAAATCAAAGTATGTGTGCGCAGTTTTCTTACAATATTTGCTGTCAACTGAAACCAAATAACCAATCCCACAACTCTGAGAGG TGGATGTTTCATTTGGATGGAGTTGTGGTAGAGCCTGGTCACACATACATGGTGTCAGTTGTTAATATTCCAGAACCTGAGGGTGGGGACTACAGGATAAGAAAGCAAATTACCATCCCAG GATGTCATGACAGCAGAATCCAAACAGCTCAAATATGTCTTGAAAATG gTAGTCTGTGGGAGCCTAACATCACCACTGCTATGTCTGTTGATAAGGAACAGGAAAAGCTTTACATTGTTCTGGGTTTTGAGGCAGCACAGTATTCAGAGAGATACCTAGTATCTATCCAGAGCCAGGCTTTCAATTATTCAAAGAATGTCTCAAAG gaaaatggaACATCACTGAATGTGACATTTGAGTTGAAGGCATTTGCCTTCTGGCAGCTCTCACAATGTGAAATGTTGTTTACG ATTCAGCCGTTTTTTATACGATGCAAACATGACTGTAGGCGCCacgaggaaaaaataaattactgctTTT atgGACCACGGACTATATTCATAAAGGCAGTTGTGGGGCTGCTTGTCTTTGAGGgttgtcttttttatttactgtggaGAGCATCTCATAAAG GTTCTGTGAACACATCCCCATCTGTTGCCAAAGACCAACCAGAGGGAGTTCAAGTGCAACAGAGAAAGCGAGTCCTCATCATCTACTCCCTCGACCACCCATTATACAAAAACATTGTTCTCAAGCTCTGTGGCTTCCTGGCAACCAGATGCAGTACTGAAGTGGTCCTGGATCTGCTGGACTCTGCCACACTGGGAGTGTTGGGAAGCATTCAGTGGTTGGACTGCCACATAAAGGAAATAGAAAACTCTTCAGATAAGATACTAATCCTATGCTCACCAGGAGTACAAGCCAAATGGAGAGCCATGTGCGGTGACAAAAAGGTTTTTCTGAGAGAGGACGTCCTTTCACCTGTAGGTGACATGCTCACTCCAGCCCTCAGCCTCATGGTCCCCCAATTTATCCGATCTGCATCTTTTGAAAAATACATAGTGGCTTATTTTGATGATGTTTGTTCAGAAGAGGATGTTCCTTCACCTTTCAACATTACAGTGCGGTATAAGCTGATGAAACAGTTTGAGGAGCTCTTTTTCAGAATCCTGGACACAGAAAAGCATGAACCAGGCAGAATGAATCACATTGCAGGGCTTTCCGAGAACGAGTATCATCAGTGCCCCTCAGGTAGAGCCCTGCGGGATGCAATAGAGGCTTTCCATATGTACCAAGTGAAGCATCCACAGTGGTTTGAAGATGAATTGCTGGAGAGCTCAGACTTGGAGGTTGTGGAGCCCTCAGTTGAAATCTATGACAGTGcaaccacaaacctcatcaCATATTCTGTACCTGAGTTTACCCAAGTAATCTGCCATGTAAAGACACATGAAGGTGACTTCACTGCAGATAAAACAGGACTCTACATGACTGAATAG